Proteins encoded by one window of Vigna radiata var. radiata cultivar VC1973A chromosome 5, Vradiata_ver6, whole genome shotgun sequence:
- the LOC106760821 gene encoding protein CLT2, chloroplastic, whose translation MAFYSTSSFRCSFALSHPKLQPLVSMSLSSKLPLHFSGNARFNRNHVHHYPTALRIRASNSSSSRSGTNLVLLSSTVTVTTAVANRVLYKLALVPMKEYPFFLAQFITFGYVVIYFSILYIRYRARIVTDEMMAIPKLRFVAIGLLEALGLVAGMSAGALLPGPVIPILNQTFLVWQLMFSTLLLRRKYTINQLVGCLLVASGVIVAITSGSNAGQMLSDVQFFWPALMIISCAFQALASVIKEYIFIDSATRLKHKSLDIFVVNSFGSGFQALFVFLSLPLLSKLKGIPFAELPSYFKSGAGCFLNLGAGKPGCDGAPLLPLLYIITNLAFNISLLNVVKTSSAVVASLLVMLSVPISVYILSLPLPYLPEGTSLSPFFLLGCGILLSGLLLYNTSRPVRSSSEVD comes from the exons ATGGCATTCTATTCAACGTCGTCGTTCCGTTGCAGTTTCGCGCTCTCCCATCCGAAGCTGCAGCCTCTCGTTTCAATGTCACTCTCTTCGAAGCTACCGTTGCACTTTTCCGGCAACGCTCGATTCAACCGCAACCATGTCCACCACTACCCAACGGCACTCAGAATTCGTGCTTCAAATTCAAGTTCATCGAGAAGTGGCACCAACCTCGTCTTATTGAGCTCCACTGTCACCGTTACAACAGCGGTAGCCAATCGCGTGCTTTACAAATTGGCCCTTGTTCCCATGAAAGAATACCCTTTTTTTCTCGCCCAGTTCATAACTTTTGG GTACGTTGTTATATATTTCTCCATCTTGTATATTCGGTACCGGGCTAGAATAGTAACCGATGAGATGATGGCAATTCCGAAATTGCGTTTTGTGGCCATTGGACTTCTGGAAGCTTTGGGATTGGTAGCTGGAATGTCTGCTGGAG CCTTACTTCCTGGACCAGTCATACCCATATTGAATCAG ACATTTTTGGTTTGGCAACTAATGTTTTCCACCCTTCTCTTGAGAAGAAAGTACACAATCAATCAATTGGTTGGGTGCCTACTTGTAGCCTCCGGTGTCATAGTGGCTATTACAAG TGGCTCAAATGCTGGTCAGATGCTCTCTGATGTTCAGTTCTTTTGGCCAGCATTGATGATAATTTCATGTGCTTTTCAAGCTTTGGCTTCTGTAATCAAG GAGTATATTTTCATTGACTCAGCTACTCGATTAAAG CACAAGTCACTGGACATATTTGTGGTCAATTCGTTTGGATCTGGCTTTCAG GCTCTTTTCGTATTTCTGTCTCTGCCTttactttcaaaattgaaagGCATACCGTTTGCTGAACTTccttcatattttaaaagtggTGCCGGTTGTTTTCTAAACCTTGGAGCTGGTAAACCAG GTTGTGATGGCGCTCCCCTACTTCCACTGCTTTACATAATTACCAATTTGGCATTCAACATATCCCTCCTTAATGTAGTAAAAACTTCTTCTGCAGTTGTAGCTTCTCTTCTGGTAATGTTGTCAG TGCCCATATCTGTTTATATTCTTTCTCTTCCATTACCATATCTTCCCGAGGGAACAAGCTTGAGCCCATTTTTTTTGCTTGGCTGTGGAATTCTTCTGTCTGGGCTCTTACTGTACAATACATCTCGACCTGTGAGGAGCAGCTCTGAAGTGGACTGA
- the LOC106761095 gene encoding neuroguidin: protein MENSAKHLDEDVSKQEEAPKLAALLKEMKEGIDTVRLKVQSLTAKVKEGQYPTADGFSYLEAKNLLLLNYCQSLVYYLLRKAKGLSIEDHPVVRSVVEIRLFLEKIRPIDKKQQYQIQKLVQAGENAAKSDIQSKEPDASNKSEDASKYRPNPDMLVSKVDLTLQDGHDTYQPVKFAPTSMDLEKPSKHERNALRREKEILKQAKQSDYIRTLMNDMEERPEEVRDFEGASKEVDRFVSKMEKRAQQEEEMFTRVPLTKQERKREKYLKKSRNGLQGLTESFYDEIKTLPFEDRTEEQVMGSGKGSSRKSRVHKRKRKH, encoded by the exons ATGGAAAACAGTGCGAAGCATTTAGATGAGGACGTTAGCAAGCAAGA AGAAGCGCCTAAACTTGCGGCGTTGTTGAAAGAGATGAAGGAAGGAATCGATACTGTGAGGCTTAAAGTTCAATCTTTAACTGCCAAA GTGAAAGAAGGTCAGTATCCTACAGCAGATGGATTTAGCTACCTTGAGGCTAAGAATTTGCTGCTTTTGAATTATTGTCAATCccttgtttattatttattgcgGAAGGCTAAAGGGTTATCAATAGAAGATCACCCTGTTGTTCGAAGTGTTGTAGAGATAAGATTGTTTTTGGAAAAG ATTCGGCCAATTGACAAAAAACAACAATACCAAATCCAGAAACTAGTGCAGGCTGGTGAAAATGCAGCCAAAAGTGATATTCAAAGTAAGGAGCCAGATGCGTCCAATAAGAGTGAGGATGCATCAAAGTATCGTCCCAATCCTGACATGCTAGTTAGCAAAGTAGACTTAACCTTGCAG GATGGACATGATACATATCAACCTGTAAAGTTTGCCCCTACTTCTATGGATCTAGAAAAACCTTCTAAGCATGAAAGAAATGCCTTgcgaagagaaaaagaaattctgAAACAAGCTAAGCAGAGTGATTATATCAGGACATTGATGAATGATATGGAGGAAAGACCTGAAGAg GTGAGGGATTTTGAGGGAGCTAGCAAAGAAGTTGATAGATTTGTCTCCAAGATGGAGAAACGTGCTCAGcaagaggaggagatgttcaCTCGTGTTCCTCTTACGAAACAGGAGAGGAAGCGAGAAAAATACTTGAAAAAATCGAGAAATGG GTTGCAAGGTCTAACAGAAAGTTTCTATGATGAAATCAAAACATTACCCTTTGAAGATAGAACTGAAGAGCAAGTAATGGGATCTGGTAAAGGTAGCAGCAGAAAGAGCCGAGTACATAAGCGAAAG AGGAAACACTGA